The genomic DNA GATTTTATTTTCCATATAATGTAAGTAATTACTTACATGAATGGTCAATCAACGAAGGACAGGATTCTTCAGGCGGCCCTTGAGCTATTTTCAAAAAAGGGTTATCTTGGTGCTACGACCCGTGAGATAGCTGCAAGGGCAGAGGTAGCTGAACTTACGCTCTTTAGATATTTCTCAACAAAGGAGCGGCTTTTTGAGGAGGTGATAAACACCTATTCCCTTCTTCCCAGATTTAAGGAACTTCTTGTTGAAATAAAGGATAAGCCATACAGAGATGCCCTAATTACAATAGCCGTTAGATTTCTTGAACTGCTGAACGAAAGAAAGGATCTCATAAGCATAATGCATTCAGAGATGCAGAGGTATCCTGATAAGATCAAGAAGATACATGACTCTCTCATTCACGAGATCCTGAGACTTCTTTCGGATTATTTTGATTATCTACAGAAAAAGGCTATAGTTAGAAAAATTAATTCTGAATATGCAGCCAGGGCTTTTCTGGGCATGTTTTTTTCCTACTTTTATGCAAAGGAGATAAAGATGTTTACGAGGTATAAAGGAGATGATTCAAAAAGGATTGTAGATGCCTATGTTGATATTTTCATAAATGGTACATTGATGCATGAGGGATAGATGATTGGTTTTTGAAGGATTGAAGATTCATCGGGAGGTGAAAGGTTGAGAAAAACTCTTCTGATAATCATTGTTTTTTTACTGAATTTTACCGGAAGGTATATTTTTTATGATAAATATGCTGAAGCTGAACAAATTTCTTTCATGACCTTAAAGGATGGTCTTAAGATTGTTACTGAAGAATCAAGAATTGTTAAAATTGCAAGATTTAATGAAGAAATTGCTGGTACGGAAGTTTCTATTGCCAGAGCAAGATTTTTTCCATCAATCAATGTCTATGCCCGGCAGACCTATCTTGCAAACCAGCCGGGAGCAAGATTCGGGCCACAGGAGGTTTACACATCACAGAAGGAATTTCTTTCTTACGGTGTAATCTTATATCAAAGTCTTTTCAGAGGTGGTTCTGATTTATCTCTTT from Thermodesulfovibrionales bacterium includes the following:
- a CDS encoding TetR/AcrR family transcriptional regulator, whose product is MNGQSTKDRILQAALELFSKKGYLGATTREIAARAEVAELTLFRYFSTKERLFEEVINTYSLLPRFKELLVEIKDKPYRDALITIAVRFLELLNERKDLISIMHSEMQRYPDKIKKIHDSLIHEILRLLSDYFDYLQKKAIVRKINSEYAARAFLGMFFSYFYAKEIKMFTRYKGDDSKRIVDAYVDIFINGTLMHEG